One Mycobacteriales bacterium genomic region harbors:
- a CDS encoding alpha/beta hydrolase, translated as MATTASTTPTACLVFLQHFRGSLDNWDPALVDAVASSRRVITFDNAGVAGSSGTTPNTIQQMAADALTFLDALEIRSADLMGFSIGGFVAQEIALQRPDIVSRLVLASAAPQGADGMHGWAPDVIDAVGQPELGGPGYLSVFYAASDASRKAGMDSLHRMGDRTEGRDIPTTWQTRLAQYDAVCAWGIPNHSLLERVRAISVPTFVANGDSDPMILPRYSHLLAGLLPDAQLKLYPDAAHGFLFQHHEEFAADVLAFIGD; from the coding sequence GTGGCAACAACGGCATCGACTACGCCTACCGCATGCTTGGTCTTTCTGCAGCACTTCCGGGGCAGTTTGGACAACTGGGATCCGGCTCTCGTCGATGCTGTCGCGTCGTCGCGTCGGGTGATCACCTTCGACAATGCCGGGGTCGCGGGCTCCTCGGGCACCACGCCGAACACGATCCAGCAGATGGCGGCTGACGCCCTCACCTTTCTCGACGCGCTCGAGATCCGCAGCGCGGACCTCATGGGCTTCTCGATCGGCGGCTTCGTCGCGCAGGAGATCGCGTTGCAGCGCCCCGACATCGTGTCACGACTGGTGCTCGCCTCCGCCGCGCCGCAAGGAGCCGATGGCATGCACGGCTGGGCTCCCGATGTGATCGACGCGGTCGGCCAGCCCGAGCTCGGCGGACCGGGATATCTCAGCGTGTTCTACGCCGCGTCAGACGCGAGCCGGAAGGCCGGCATGGATTCCCTGCACCGGATGGGTGACCGCACTGAGGGTCGCGACATCCCGACGACCTGGCAGACCCGCCTCGCTCAATACGACGCAGTGTGCGCGTGGGGCATTCCGAACCATTCACTGCTCGAACGCGTGCGTGCGATCAGTGTGCCGACCTTCGTGGCCAACGGTGACAGCGACCCGATGATCCTGCCGAGGTACTCCCATCTGCTCGCCGGTCTTCTCCCCGATGCGCAACTGAAGCTGTATCCCGACGCGGCTCATGGCTTCCTGTTCCAGCACCACGAAGAGTTCGCTGCCGACGTCCTCGCCTTCATCGGCGACTGA
- a CDS encoding TetR/AcrR family transcriptional regulator translates to MAGAAGDTRTALVQTMARLLREQGYAATALAQVLAESGASNGSLYHYFPGGMEELAEVALQTSGKVVAGALRKALDAAPDTAAGLSGFLDMSESLFAQQPCGGCPISPTALESPTVSPRLRLAATNCFQTWQALIAASLRSDGWAEDTVHSAASAALALVEGALLLARVSGQLDHLENARRGLQSLLARPQR, encoded by the coding sequence GTGGCAGGGGCAGCCGGCGACACTCGCACCGCCCTGGTGCAGACCATGGCCCGGCTGCTCAGAGAACAGGGATACGCCGCGACCGCACTCGCTCAGGTGCTCGCAGAGAGCGGCGCATCAAACGGGTCGCTGTACCACTACTTTCCCGGCGGAATGGAAGAGCTCGCCGAGGTCGCGCTCCAGACCTCTGGCAAGGTCGTCGCGGGCGCGCTGCGCAAAGCGCTCGATGCCGCACCCGACACCGCGGCCGGGCTCAGCGGCTTCCTGGACATGTCCGAGAGCCTGTTCGCACAGCAACCCTGCGGAGGCTGCCCGATCTCACCGACTGCCCTGGAATCGCCCACCGTCAGCCCGCGCCTCAGGCTCGCGGCAACGAACTGCTTCCAAACCTGGCAGGCCCTCATCGCCGCCAGCCTTCGCTCCGACGGCTGGGCAGAGGACACGGTCCACAGCGCTGCGTCCGCCGCACTCGCCCTGGTCGAAGGAGCGCTGTTGCTCGCACGTGTGAGCGGACAACTCGACCACCTCGAGAACGCCCGTCGCGGCCTTCAGTCGCTCCTCGCCCGCCCACAACGCTGA
- a CDS encoding alpha-ketoglutarate-dependent dioxygenase AlkB — MEANVSWQPSLLDGGPPRIDVSYADLHRIELDETSWVDYCPGWLSGSDRVFEELAATARWQQRIVTMWDNVVPEPRLTAGWSTDAEAAPAVLLEMCRLLSERYPVTFDRVWVNLYRDGRDSVAWHGDRNRHAMTRPMVATVSLGARRKFQLRRRGTSRIVHTLMPGVGDLVVMGGECQNDWEHTVPKTAQAVGARMSVTIRHAEPAYGERWLQAPSGPADHARP; from the coding sequence GTGGAGGCAAACGTGTCGTGGCAGCCGTCGTTGCTCGACGGCGGGCCGCCGAGGATCGACGTCTCGTACGCCGACCTGCACCGCATCGAGCTCGACGAGACGTCATGGGTGGACTACTGCCCGGGGTGGCTGTCCGGCTCGGACCGGGTGTTCGAGGAGCTTGCGGCGACCGCCCGCTGGCAGCAGCGGATCGTCACGATGTGGGACAACGTGGTGCCGGAGCCACGGCTCACCGCGGGCTGGTCGACGGACGCGGAGGCGGCTCCCGCGGTGCTGCTCGAGATGTGCCGGCTGCTTTCCGAGCGGTATCCGGTGACCTTCGACCGGGTCTGGGTCAACCTCTATCGCGACGGTCGCGACAGCGTGGCGTGGCACGGAGACCGGAATCGGCACGCGATGACCAGGCCGATGGTCGCGACGGTGTCTCTCGGGGCGCGGCGCAAGTTCCAGCTCCGTCGCCGTGGCACCAGCCGGATCGTGCACACGCTGATGCCCGGTGTCGGAGACCTCGTGGTGATGGGCGGGGAGTGTCAGAACGACTGGGAGCACACGGTTCCGAAGACCGCGCAGGCGGTGGGCGCGCGGATGTCGGTGACCATCCGCCACGCCGAGCCGGCGTACGGCGAACGCTGGCTGCAGGCACCCTCAGGCCCGGCCGACCACGCCCGCCCATGA
- a CDS encoding MBL fold metallo-hydrolase: protein MRPFAGAPAQAPGDEPMWSPMSSTLIAGDNEAILVDTLVTVDQVDLLAHWVRGFGKRITGVYITHGHADHWIGLARIQDHFPHARGIATPEVVERATFESTNPGLSGYWRASFPDELPEHPVLPEALDGEEFELEGHLLRAVSVGQGDTEHSTVLHIPSAAAVVGGDVVYNQVHMMTAETDEQGRDAWIASLDAIAALSPEIVVAGHKRVDAPDLPEHIGHSQQYLRDFSRIVNDGGTIEEVVAAMLELHGDRDNPRTLWHSARTAVGKRG, encoded by the coding sequence ATGCGTCCGTTCGCGGGTGCGCCGGCGCAGGCGCCGGGTGACGAGCCGATGTGGTCGCCGATGAGCAGCACCCTGATCGCCGGGGACAACGAGGCAATCCTGGTCGACACCCTCGTCACCGTCGATCAGGTCGACCTGCTCGCCCACTGGGTGCGCGGGTTCGGCAAGCGGATCACCGGCGTCTACATCACGCACGGGCACGCCGATCACTGGATCGGACTTGCCAGGATCCAGGACCATTTCCCTCACGCGCGCGGGATCGCTACCCCGGAGGTGGTGGAACGCGCGACATTCGAGAGCACGAACCCCGGCCTGTCCGGCTACTGGAGGGCCAGCTTCCCCGACGAGCTGCCGGAGCACCCCGTGCTCCCAGAAGCCCTCGACGGCGAGGAATTCGAGCTCGAAGGCCATCTCCTGCGTGCCGTGTCGGTCGGGCAAGGCGACACGGAGCACTCGACAGTGCTTCACATTCCCTCCGCGGCAGCTGTCGTTGGTGGAGACGTGGTGTACAACCAGGTGCACATGATGACCGCCGAGACCGACGAGCAAGGACGCGACGCCTGGATCGCGAGCCTGGACGCCATCGCTGCGCTCAGCCCGGAGATTGTCGTCGCCGGACACAAACGCGTCGATGCTCCCGACCTTCCAGAGCACATCGGCCACAGCCAGCAGTACCTGCGCGACTTCAGCCGCATCGTGAACGACGGAGGCACCATCGAAGAGGTCGTCGCCGCGATGCTTGAGCTGCACGGCGACCGCGACAACCCCCGCACCCTGTGGCATTCCGCACGCACCGCCGTGGGTAAGCGTGGCTGA
- a CDS encoding BadF/BadG/BcrA/BcrD ATPase family protein has protein sequence MSRESARCGAVLAVDGGNSKTEVVLLDRAGGVLGMARGPGSNHAHSDFEQATQLVDELARRAARAPSGPVAELAVLCLAGADYPSDERRIATAARRFGWAERLVVRNDALAMLRAGTDSDAAVALICGAGINCAGVAPTGRTYRFPALGDISGDWGGGYEIGMAAFTAAVRAEDGRGPRTSLTRTVPRHFGVARPAAVVSAIYQGRIHQQRLAELAPLVFEAADDGDAPALAIVDRLVDELVTMVRAVLKRLRLTREAVDVVLGGGVLTAGHVRLNRPVTAGILAVAPRAEISVLRTPPVAGAALIGFDQLDLRPTVDVRKAISRRRKAWA, from the coding sequence ATGAGCCGTGAGTCGGCCAGGTGCGGCGCCGTCCTTGCGGTGGACGGCGGGAACTCGAAGACAGAGGTGGTTCTCCTCGACCGCGCGGGCGGCGTACTCGGCATGGCGCGCGGTCCCGGCAGCAACCATGCGCACAGCGACTTCGAGCAGGCGACGCAGCTGGTCGATGAGCTTGCCCGGCGAGCGGCGCGCGCGCCTTCCGGGCCGGTGGCAGAGCTCGCCGTGCTCTGCCTCGCCGGAGCGGACTATCCGTCGGACGAGCGCCGGATCGCGACCGCGGCGAGGCGATTCGGATGGGCGGAGCGGCTCGTCGTGCGCAACGACGCGCTGGCGATGCTCCGGGCGGGCACTGACAGTGACGCGGCGGTCGCGTTGATCTGCGGCGCGGGGATCAACTGCGCGGGGGTCGCGCCGACCGGGCGGACCTATCGCTTCCCGGCGCTCGGCGACATCTCGGGGGACTGGGGCGGTGGCTACGAGATCGGGATGGCGGCGTTCACTGCCGCGGTCCGCGCCGAGGACGGCCGCGGGCCGCGTACCTCGCTGACCCGGACCGTCCCACGACACTTCGGGGTCGCGCGGCCCGCCGCTGTGGTGTCCGCGATCTACCAGGGCCGGATCCATCAGCAGCGGCTGGCCGAGCTCGCGCCGCTCGTGTTCGAGGCCGCCGACGACGGCGATGCGCCGGCGCTCGCCATCGTGGATCGGTTGGTGGACGAGCTGGTCACGATGGTGCGCGCGGTGCTGAAACGTCTGCGGCTGACCCGGGAGGCGGTTGACGTCGTCCTCGGTGGTGGCGTCCTCACCGCCGGACACGTCCGCCTCAACCGCCCGGTGACGGCCGGGATCCTCGCGGTTGCTCCGAGGGCCGAGATCAGCGTGTTGCGGACTCCGCCGGTTGCCGGGGCTGCGTTGATCGGTTTCGACCAGCTCGACCTGCGGCCCACCGTTGACGTCCGGAAGGCGATTTCGCGGCGACGAAAGGCATGGGCATGA
- a CDS encoding ABC transporter ATP-binding protein — MSDAALLEVGGLTVDYLTGGGVVRAVDDVSFSVSPGEFVAVVGESGCGKSTLLFAVAQLLSPPAAITAGSVQFKGHDMVALAGKKLRALRWRDFSLVMQSAMNALNPVLDVGAQFADVMRAHGTKDRAEIRRRSEEVLKLVGIDPVHLGSYPHQLSGGMRQRTMIAMAMIFTPDLVIMDEPTSALDVVAQRSLMVQIKDLQRRLGFAVVFVTHDMSLVSHFSDRLIVMYAGQVAEAGPTRRIFDDPLHPYSRGLLDAFPSVRGPRRELAGIPGSPPDLGTPPPGCRFQPRCTQALDICSSVRPALYQRDVTEVRCVLYDPDRQTVDV, encoded by the coding sequence GTGTCCGACGCCGCACTGCTTGAGGTCGGGGGCCTGACCGTCGACTACCTCACCGGGGGCGGGGTGGTCCGAGCGGTCGATGACGTGAGCTTCTCGGTTTCGCCGGGGGAGTTCGTCGCGGTGGTGGGCGAGTCCGGCTGTGGCAAGTCCACCCTGCTGTTCGCGGTCGCACAGTTGCTCAGCCCGCCGGCCGCGATCACCGCCGGCTCGGTGCAGTTCAAGGGCCACGACATGGTGGCGCTGGCCGGCAAGAAGCTCCGCGCGCTGCGGTGGCGGGACTTCTCGCTGGTGATGCAGAGCGCGATGAACGCGCTCAACCCGGTGCTCGACGTCGGCGCCCAGTTCGCCGACGTCATGCGCGCGCACGGGACGAAGGACCGGGCGGAGATCCGGCGCCGGTCCGAAGAGGTGCTGAAGCTGGTCGGGATCGACCCCGTCCACCTCGGCAGCTATCCGCACCAGCTCAGCGGTGGGATGCGGCAACGGACGATGATCGCGATGGCGATGATCTTCACGCCGGACCTGGTGATCATGGACGAGCCGACATCGGCGCTCGATGTCGTCGCTCAGCGCTCGCTCATGGTGCAGATCAAGGACTTGCAACGCAGGCTCGGCTTCGCCGTTGTCTTCGTGACCCACGACATGTCGCTCGTCAGCCACTTCTCCGACCGGCTGATCGTGATGTACGCCGGCCAGGTTGCCGAGGCCGGCCCGACGCGGCGGATCTTCGACGACCCGCTCCACCCGTACAGTCGCGGGCTGCTCGACGCCTTCCCGTCGGTTCGCGGACCGCGGCGGGAGCTGGCCGGCATCCCGGGCAGCCCGCCGGACCTCGGTACGCCGCCTCCGGGGTGCCGCTTCCAGCCGCGTTGCACGCAGGCGCTCGACATCTGCTCGTCGGTCCGGCCGGCGCTCTACCAACGGGACGTGACCGAGGTCCGGTGCGTGCTCTATGACCCCGATCGGCAGACCGTCGATGTCTGA
- a CDS encoding ABC transporter permease, translating into MTIHLAVDRTGTDDLPVMVGRHGHRSVLLSAVLSNRKATVGAVLTLIFTVVSVVPSLIAPDNPNAEVFRRFAGISTHHLLGTTAYGQDIFSQVVWGTRQSMEIGFLVGLLSTVLSVLIGVSSAYLGGLADDVLSVVTDVFLVIPTFPLVIVLAAYERNGGLWLIVAVLVVTGWSYGARQLRSQTLSLRNREFLESARVRGERSLYIIMREVLPTMTSLIVANFLGAALYAVLAAAGLQFVGLGNVNTVSWGSMLYWAQNNEALQTGQYLWALVPGICIALLGAALALLNYAFDEISNPALRPQRRIRVRRRTA; encoded by the coding sequence ATGACGATCCATCTCGCGGTTGACCGCACGGGCACCGACGACCTGCCGGTCATGGTCGGGCGGCACGGCCACCGGTCGGTGCTGCTCTCGGCGGTGCTCTCCAACCGCAAGGCCACCGTGGGTGCCGTGCTCACCCTGATCTTCACGGTCGTGTCGGTCGTTCCGTCGCTGATCGCACCCGACAACCCGAACGCCGAGGTGTTCCGGCGCTTCGCCGGCATCTCCACGCACCACCTGCTCGGTACGACGGCCTACGGCCAGGACATCTTCTCCCAGGTCGTGTGGGGGACCCGGCAGTCGATGGAGATCGGCTTCCTTGTCGGGTTGCTCTCGACCGTGCTGTCGGTGTTGATCGGGGTGTCGTCGGCGTACCTCGGCGGGCTCGCCGACGACGTGCTGTCGGTCGTCACCGACGTGTTCCTCGTCATCCCGACGTTTCCGCTGGTGATCGTACTTGCGGCGTACGAACGCAACGGCGGACTCTGGCTCATCGTCGCGGTCCTCGTCGTCACCGGGTGGTCCTACGGCGCGCGGCAGCTGCGATCCCAGACGTTGTCGCTGCGCAACCGCGAGTTCCTCGAGTCCGCGCGCGTCCGCGGCGAGCGCTCTCTCTACATCATCATGCGCGAGGTGCTTCCGACGATGACCTCGCTCATCGTCGCGAACTTCCTCGGCGCTGCGCTCTACGCCGTGCTCGCCGCCGCCGGTCTGCAGTTCGTCGGGCTCGGGAACGTCAACACCGTCAGCTGGGGCTCGATGCTCTACTGGGCACAGAACAACGAGGCGCTGCAGACCGGCCAGTACCTCTGGGCGCTCGTTCCCGGCATCTGCATCGCCCTGCTCGGCGCGGCGCTCGCTCTGCTCAACTACGCCTTCGACGAGATCAGCAACCCCGCCCTGCGGCCGCAACGGAGGATCCGTGTCCGACGCCGCACTGCTTGA
- a CDS encoding zinc-binding dehydrogenase yields the protein MAETPSTSLELRSTVTEASRLEVSIVEVPVPSPGPDEVLIRVEAAPINPSDLGLLYAGIDVNTATAAGPPDRPIITAELSAGAMRALAARVGQSLPVGNEGAGTVIEAGTSASARELLGKTVAFAGGGTYAQYRTVAAAACLALPEGTPARVGASSFVNPLTALGMVETMRREGHSALVHTAAASNLGQMLVKLCTEENIGLVNIVRKPEQEDLLRSIGAAHVCNSTSESFMTDLIEAVGATSATLAFDAIGGGQLASQILTAMEVAATTAGSEYSRYGSATRKQVCIYGGLDRGPTVLNRSFGMAWGVGGWLLTPFLQSVGTERFAELRQRVARGLETTFASNYTAEISLAQALQPDVLTAYAAASTGEKYLIAPNKS from the coding sequence GTGGCTGAGACACCCTCCACGAGCCTGGAGCTTCGGTCGACCGTGACCGAAGCCTCTCGGCTTGAGGTGTCGATAGTCGAGGTGCCAGTGCCCTCACCCGGGCCCGACGAGGTCTTGATCCGGGTCGAGGCAGCGCCGATCAACCCCTCCGACCTCGGCCTCCTCTACGCCGGCATCGACGTCAACACGGCGACCGCCGCCGGACCGCCTGACCGCCCGATCATCACCGCCGAACTGTCAGCAGGTGCGATGCGAGCGCTCGCGGCAAGAGTCGGACAGTCACTCCCCGTCGGCAACGAAGGGGCCGGCACCGTGATCGAGGCCGGCACATCCGCGTCGGCTCGGGAGTTGCTCGGCAAGACCGTCGCGTTCGCCGGCGGCGGCACGTACGCCCAGTACCGAACCGTCGCCGCTGCTGCCTGCCTTGCGCTCCCCGAAGGCACGCCGGCACGTGTCGGAGCGTCATCGTTCGTCAACCCGCTGACCGCCCTCGGCATGGTCGAGACAATGCGCCGAGAAGGCCACAGCGCACTCGTCCACACCGCCGCCGCATCGAACCTCGGCCAGATGCTGGTCAAGCTCTGCACCGAGGAGAACATCGGCCTGGTCAACATCGTCCGCAAGCCCGAACAGGAAGACCTTCTCCGATCGATCGGCGCAGCGCACGTCTGCAACTCGACGTCGGAGTCGTTCATGACCGATCTCATCGAAGCGGTAGGTGCCACATCGGCAACCCTTGCCTTCGACGCAATCGGCGGCGGCCAACTCGCCAGCCAGATCCTCACCGCAATGGAAGTCGCCGCAACCACTGCTGGTAGCGAATACAGCAGGTACGGATCAGCGACCCGCAAGCAGGTCTGCATCTACGGAGGGCTCGACCGAGGACCCACGGTGCTGAACCGAAGCTTCGGCATGGCCTGGGGAGTCGGCGGCTGGCTGCTCACACCATTCCTACAGAGCGTCGGAACAGAGAGGTTCGCCGAACTCCGCCAACGCGTCGCGCGCGGACTCGAAACGACCTTCGCCAGTAACTACACAGCGGAGATTTCACTCGCCCAAGCCCTTCAGCCGGACGTGCTCACTGCGTACGCGGCGGCATCCACCGGCGAGAAGTACCTCATCGCACCGAACAAGAGCTGA
- a CDS encoding SIS domain-containing protein, which translates to MTGEQMLAEMDEQPTVIAELVARWPEVTAATRALVPKDLAGTTLVARGSSDNAAVFGRYLIELASGRPAALAAPSLATRYGARTDYRGWLGVALSQSGATPEVVTVAAAMRAQGAVTIGISNERDCPLAEAVDLLVPLDAGPERAVPATKTVTSQLVAVAMIAAGLGRTPYTLPDFEAAHFAVAEVLDDWGPVQRLAARWAGSERLFVVGRGLLYAAALEIALKIKETTGVLAEALSAADLRHGPVAAVGPGTPVLLVDGGGQVAADIAELADVLAARGADLMTLGAGPAADISVPGSLPEAVQAVPATVRGQQLAYALATARGMDPDRPAGLSKITATT; encoded by the coding sequence ATGACGGGCGAGCAGATGCTCGCAGAGATGGACGAGCAGCCGACGGTCATCGCCGAGCTGGTCGCACGATGGCCCGAGGTCACTGCGGCGACCAGGGCGCTGGTCCCGAAGGATCTGGCCGGTACGACGCTTGTCGCGCGGGGCTCCTCGGACAACGCGGCTGTCTTCGGGCGCTATCTCATCGAGCTCGCGAGCGGCCGGCCGGCCGCGCTTGCGGCCCCGAGCCTCGCGACGCGATACGGCGCTCGGACCGACTACCGCGGCTGGCTCGGTGTCGCGCTCAGCCAGTCCGGTGCCACCCCGGAGGTCGTGACGGTTGCGGCCGCGATGCGCGCGCAGGGCGCGGTGACGATCGGCATCAGCAACGAGCGCGACTGCCCGCTCGCCGAGGCGGTCGACCTGTTGGTGCCCCTGGACGCCGGCCCGGAGCGGGCGGTCCCGGCGACCAAGACCGTGACGTCACAGCTCGTGGCGGTCGCGATGATCGCCGCCGGGCTCGGCCGGACGCCGTACACGTTGCCGGACTTCGAGGCTGCGCACTTCGCAGTGGCCGAGGTGCTCGACGACTGGGGTCCGGTGCAGCGGCTGGCCGCGCGCTGGGCGGGGTCGGAACGGCTGTTCGTGGTCGGGCGCGGGCTGCTGTATGCCGCCGCGCTGGAGATTGCGCTGAAGATCAAGGAGACGACGGGGGTGCTCGCCGAGGCACTGTCGGCGGCCGATCTGCGGCACGGCCCGGTGGCCGCGGTCGGGCCGGGGACGCCGGTGCTGCTGGTCGACGGCGGCGGGCAGGTCGCGGCCGACATCGCCGAGCTTGCGGACGTGCTCGCCGCACGTGGGGCCGATCTGATGACGCTCGGGGCCGGTCCGGCGGCGGACATCTCGGTTCCCGGCTCGCTGCCTGAGGCCGTGCAGGCGGTGCCGGCGACCGTGCGCGGGCAGCAGCTCGCCTATGCCCTGGCGACGGCCCGGGGGATGGATCCCGACCGACCAGCCGGGTTGTCGAAGATCACCGCGACGACCTGA
- a CDS encoding ABC transporter ATP-binding protein: MSEPTLNGAGPLLETRRLTRHFQIGGALSRRTLHAVDDVDLSIGRREIVALVGESGSGKSTVARLLAMVYRPTSGDILFEGRSIATLNGRSDVLGYRRAVPMVFQDPFSSLNPAYPVSHGLLRTLALHRPDLHRSDRRSVAAGVLDQVGLVPGEAMLDRFPHELSGGQRQRVGFAQALAMRPKLIVADEPVSMLDVSIRIGLLNLMAKLRAEADVSFLYITHDIASARYLSDRIAVMYAGHIVEVGPTEQVLADPRHPYTQLLLDAVPDPRAPLGIHSSDIGEPPRVVDPEPGCRFRWRCPLAIDDCARIDPEPAEVRTGQHVACIVAQRAVAEGERAST, translated from the coding sequence ATGTCTGAGCCGACCCTGAACGGCGCCGGGCCGTTGCTGGAGACCAGGCGGTTGACCCGGCACTTCCAGATCGGCGGTGCGCTGTCGCGCCGCACGCTGCATGCGGTTGACGACGTCGACCTGTCGATCGGCCGCCGTGAGATCGTCGCGCTGGTAGGGGAGAGCGGCAGCGGCAAGAGCACGGTCGCGCGGTTGCTCGCGATGGTCTACCGGCCCACCAGTGGCGACATCCTCTTCGAGGGCCGCTCGATCGCGACGCTGAACGGCCGGAGCGATGTGCTCGGATATCGGCGGGCCGTGCCCATGGTCTTCCAGGATCCGTTCAGCTCGCTCAACCCGGCGTACCCCGTCTCGCACGGCCTGCTCCGCACGCTGGCGCTGCACCGTCCCGACCTGCATCGCAGCGACCGGCGCTCGGTCGCGGCCGGCGTACTCGACCAGGTCGGCCTGGTGCCCGGCGAGGCGATGCTCGATCGCTTCCCGCACGAGCTCAGCGGCGGTCAGCGGCAGCGGGTGGGATTCGCCCAGGCGCTCGCGATGCGGCCGAAGCTGATCGTCGCCGACGAGCCGGTGTCGATGCTCGACGTGTCGATCCGGATCGGCCTGCTGAACCTGATGGCGAAGCTCCGCGCCGAGGCGGACGTGTCCTTCCTCTACATCACGCATGACATCGCCAGCGCGCGCTATCTCTCCGACCGGATCGCGGTGATGTACGCCGGGCACATCGTCGAGGTCGGGCCCACCGAGCAGGTGCTGGCCGACCCGCGGCATCCGTACACCCAGCTGTTGCTCGACGCCGTACCGGACCCGCGGGCCCCGCTCGGCATCCACAGCTCGGACATCGGTGAACCGCCGCGCGTCGTCGACCCCGAGCCGGGTTGCCGGTTTCGCTGGCGGTGCCCGCTCGCCATCGACGACTGCGCCCGCATCGACCCCGAGCCGGCCGAGGTGCGGACCGGTCAGCACGTGGCGTGCATCGTCGCCCAGCGCGCGGTCGCCGAGGGAGAGCGGGCCAGCACGTGA
- a CDS encoding 6-phospho-beta-glucosidase: MSAPSEIPSRLKVCVVGGASTYTPELVEGFANRWPELPVEELVLFDIDAERLAVVGGLADRILTDRGWPGRLVLSSDRTASLSDAHYVVCQLRVGGQTARFVDETLPHEFGCIGQETTGPGGFAKALRTVPVVLDLAAELDRVGAPGAWFVNFTNPVGIVTQALLDAGHRAIGLCNVAIGLQRRIAAALDVAPDRVELEHVGLNHLTWERAVRIDGVDRLDELLGAGGEHWAAHLELSLELMRTLHTLPSYYLRYYYQPDEVLAEQLAGPSRAEEVIAIERELLAMYADPALRRKPDLLAERGGAFYSEAAAALIASLHAGTGDVQVVDIRNDGTLAGLADDDVVEVPARITRDGAVALKQSVLAPEIGGLVGQVKAYERLAAAAAVRRDRRLALEALLANPLVPSWGVAERLLPRLLAANRAHLPGWDLSGVAT; this comes from the coding sequence GTGAGCGCGCCGAGCGAGATCCCGAGCCGGCTGAAGGTGTGCGTCGTCGGCGGCGCGTCGACCTACACGCCCGAGCTGGTCGAAGGCTTCGCCAACCGGTGGCCGGAGCTGCCGGTCGAGGAGCTGGTGCTGTTCGACATCGACGCCGAACGGCTCGCCGTCGTCGGCGGGCTCGCCGATCGGATCCTCACCGACCGCGGGTGGCCCGGCCGGCTCGTGCTGAGCTCCGACCGGACCGCGTCGCTGTCCGATGCGCACTACGTGGTCTGCCAGCTGCGCGTCGGGGGCCAGACCGCGCGGTTCGTCGACGAGACGCTGCCGCACGAGTTCGGCTGCATCGGGCAGGAGACGACCGGACCGGGTGGGTTCGCCAAGGCGCTGCGGACGGTCCCTGTCGTCCTCGATCTCGCCGCCGAGCTGGACCGGGTCGGCGCGCCCGGCGCGTGGTTCGTCAACTTCACGAACCCGGTCGGGATCGTCACCCAGGCACTGCTCGACGCGGGGCACCGCGCGATCGGGTTGTGCAACGTCGCGATCGGCCTGCAGCGGCGGATCGCGGCTGCGCTCGACGTAGCCCCCGATCGGGTCGAGCTCGAGCACGTCGGGCTGAACCACCTCACGTGGGAGCGCGCGGTCCGTATCGATGGCGTCGACCGGCTCGACGAGCTGCTCGGCGCGGGCGGCGAGCACTGGGCCGCGCACCTGGAGCTGTCGCTCGAGCTGATGCGCACGTTGCACACGCTGCCGTCGTACTACCTGCGCTACTACTACCAGCCGGACGAGGTGCTCGCCGAGCAGCTGGCCGGCCCGTCGCGCGCCGAGGAGGTCATCGCGATCGAGCGTGAGCTGCTCGCGATGTACGCCGACCCGGCGCTCCGGCGCAAGCCGGACCTGCTGGCCGAGCGCGGCGGCGCCTTCTACAGCGAGGCGGCGGCGGCGCTGATCGCCTCCCTGCACGCGGGCACCGGCGACGTACAGGTGGTCGACATCCGCAACGACGGCACGTTGGCGGGGCTCGCTGACGACGACGTGGTCGAGGTGCCGGCTCGCATCACTCGGGACGGCGCGGTCGCGCTGAAGCAGTCCGTGCTCGCACCGGAGATCGGCGGCTTGGTCGGTCAGGTCAAGGCCTACGAGCGACTGGCCGCCGCTGCCGCCGTGCGCCGTGACCGTCGCCTGGCCCTCGAGGCGTTGCTCGCGAACCCGCTGGTCCCGAGCTGGGGAGTCGCCGAGCGGCTGTTGCCGCGGCTGCTCGCCGCCAACCGGGCGCACCTGCCGGGCTGGGACCTGTCGGGCGTCGCCACATGA